A genomic stretch from Marinobacter fonticola includes:
- a CDS encoding precorrin-8X methylmutase, which yields MPHVYETDGPAIYRESFSIIRREAALERFSPDEEPVAVRMIHAAGMVELAAHILFRDDVVVTARSALEQGAPILCDARMISEGITRARLPAGNRIVCTLWDEGVPDLAREMGNTRSAAAVELWHPHLEGAVVAIGNAPTALFHLLNMLEDPGCPRPAAIIGCPVGFVGAAESKEALWEKEVAPCCIVRGRLGGSAVTVAAVNAIADRKE from the coding sequence ATGCCTCACGTCTATGAAACGGACGGACCGGCGATTTACCGGGAGTCGTTTTCCATTATCCGGCGTGAAGCCGCGCTCGAGCGCTTTTCACCCGACGAAGAGCCGGTGGCGGTGCGCATGATCCACGCCGCCGGGATGGTCGAGCTGGCCGCCCACATTCTGTTTCGCGACGATGTCGTTGTGACGGCCCGTTCGGCCTTGGAGCAGGGCGCGCCGATTCTCTGCGATGCGCGCATGATCTCGGAAGGGATCACCCGCGCCCGGCTGCCCGCAGGCAATCGCATCGTTTGCACGCTTTGGGATGAGGGCGTGCCGGACCTTGCCCGGGAGATGGGCAATACCCGTTCAGCCGCTGCCGTCGAACTCTGGCATCCGCATTTGGAGGGCGCGGTTGTGGCTATCGGTAATGCCCCGACGGCGCTGTTTCATCTACTGAACATGCTGGAAGATCCAGGCTGCCCGCGTCCCGCCGCGATTATCGGCTGCCCGGTCGGTTTCGTCGGCGCCGCCGAATCTAAAGAAGCGCTCTGGGAAAAAGAAGTGGCGCCCTGCTGCATCGTACGTGGGCGCCTCGGCGGCAGTGCCGTTACCGTCGCCGCAGTCAACGCAATCGCGGATCGAAAAGAATGA
- a CDS encoding precorrin-2 C(20)-methyltransferase, with protein MKMGRIYGVGLGPGAQDLMSVRADRLIRDTRHVAYFRKKGRTGHARGIVEGMLADTAVELPMEYPVTTEIPVSDPRYNELLAAFYEASIRRLVEIAQSGEDVVVLCEGDPFFYGSFMHLYTRLNGRVAVSVVPGITGMSAAWTATGRPVTWGDDVMTVLMGTLPEADLAERIARTDALVVMKIGRNLDKVRRALEQTGRTDEAWLIEYAAMAEERVVPFREAGETVPYFSILLIHGNGRRP; from the coding sequence ATGAAGATGGGAAGAATTTACGGGGTGGGCCTAGGACCGGGCGCCCAGGATCTGATGAGTGTGCGGGCAGACCGGTTGATCCGCGACACGCGTCATGTTGCCTATTTTCGCAAAAAAGGCAGGACCGGCCATGCGCGGGGCATCGTCGAGGGCATGCTGGCGGATACGGCAGTCGAACTGCCGATGGAATATCCGGTCACCACGGAAATTCCTGTCAGCGATCCCCGTTACAACGAACTGTTGGCAGCGTTCTATGAAGCCAGCATCAGGCGTCTAGTCGAAATTGCGCAATCCGGGGAAGACGTTGTGGTGCTTTGCGAGGGCGATCCGTTTTTCTACGGTTCCTTCATGCATTTGTACACCCGGTTGAACGGACGGGTGGCAGTTTCCGTGGTTCCCGGAATCACGGGCATGTCCGCCGCCTGGACGGCTACGGGCAGGCCGGTGACCTGGGGCGACGATGTCATGACGGTGCTCATGGGCACCTTACCGGAGGCGGATTTGGCGGAGCGCATCGCCAGGACCGACGCCTTGGTGGTGATGAAGATCGGGCGCAATCTGGACAAGGTTCGCCGGGCACTGGAGCAGACTGGTCGCACCGACGAGGCTTGGCTGATCGAATACGCCGCCATGGCGGAAGAGCGGGTTGTCCCGTTCCGGGAGGCGGGCGAGACCGTACCTTATTTTTCGATCCTGCTTATTCATGGTAACGGGAGACGACCGTGA
- the cobJ gene encoding precorrin-3B C(17)-methyltransferase: MSGSLVIAGLGPGDEALVTPEVSQVLAEATDIVGYTPYVERVPARDGLARHSSDNRQEIERAAHALEMAAAGRKVVVVSSGDPGVFAMAAAIFEALESGDSAWRQLDIRVLPGISAMLAASARVGAPLGHDFCCINLSDNLKPWPLIEKRLRLAAEADFAMAFYNPRSKARPEGFAKALNSLRDACGPERVIVFARAVSTPEASVRVTTLGDAQPEMADMRTLVIVGSSLTRVIERDGEPFVYTPRSAP; this comes from the coding sequence GTGAGCGGATCATTGGTTATAGCTGGCCTGGGGCCGGGCGACGAGGCTTTGGTGACACCGGAGGTCAGCCAGGTGCTGGCTGAGGCAACCGATATTGTCGGCTACACACCCTACGTCGAACGCGTTCCAGCGCGAGACGGCTTGGCCCGTCACAGTTCCGACAACCGTCAGGAAATCGAGCGGGCGGCCCATGCTTTGGAAATGGCAGCGGCAGGCCGAAAGGTGGTGGTTGTGTCATCGGGCGATCCGGGGGTGTTCGCCATGGCGGCGGCGATTTTCGAGGCGCTGGAATCGGGCGATTCTGCCTGGCGTCAGCTCGATATCCGGGTGTTGCCGGGCATTTCTGCCATGCTGGCGGCCAGCGCCCGTGTGGGTGCGCCGCTCGGACACGACTTCTGTTGCATCAACCTCTCGGACAACCTCAAGCCCTGGCCGTTGATCGAGAAACGACTGCGCCTGGCGGCTGAAGCGGATTTTGCCATGGCGTTCTATAATCCGCGCTCGAAGGCCCGGCCCGAAGGCTTTGCCAAGGCACTGAACAGCCTGCGTGATGCTTGCGGACCGGAGCGGGTCATCGTGTTCGCCCGCGCTGTATCCACTCCGGAGGCGTCGGTACGGGTTACCACGCTGGGGGATGCCCAGCCGGAGATGGCGGATATGCGGACACTGGTTATCGTAGGTTCCAGCCTGACCCGCGTCATCGAGCGCGACGGAGAGCCGTTCGTCTACACACCTAGATCCGCGCCGTGA
- a CDS encoding cobalt-precorrin-6A reductase translates to MKVLILGGTTEASALAQALATRTIPAIFSYAGRVASPKSQPVPVRVGGFGGVDGLAAYLANSAITHIVDATHPFAEQMSRHAVLAAERTGTPLVALSRPPWQPVPGDRWHPVSGIDKAVSSLTGPGQRIMLAIGRMHLDAFQAQPQHHYLLRLVDEPDAPLPLPDYTVTIDRGPFTVAGDLALLREHCIDRVVCKNAGGEGAAAKLTAARQLGLPVLMIDRPVLPERHEVHDVGAILHWLDHGADLGV, encoded by the coding sequence ATGAAAGTCCTGATTCTGGGCGGCACCACCGAAGCCAGCGCACTGGCGCAGGCCCTGGCGACCCGCACCATTCCCGCCATTTTTAGCTACGCTGGCCGTGTCGCAAGCCCTAAAAGCCAACCGGTTCCGGTGCGTGTGGGCGGTTTCGGCGGCGTCGACGGCCTGGCCGCCTACCTTGCAAATAGCGCTATCACCCATATCGTCGACGCGACCCATCCCTTTGCCGAGCAGATGAGCAGGCATGCGGTGCTCGCGGCCGAGAGAACGGGAACGCCTCTCGTCGCCCTCTCCCGACCGCCCTGGCAACCGGTCCCCGGCGACCGCTGGCACCCTGTCAGCGGTATCGATAAAGCCGTTAGTTCGTTGACCGGCCCGGGCCAACGAATCATGCTGGCTATCGGGCGTATGCATCTGGACGCCTTTCAGGCACAGCCTCAGCATCACTATCTCTTGCGGCTTGTCGACGAGCCGGATGCGCCTCTGCCCCTGCCCGACTACACGGTCACCATCGACCGAGGCCCATTCACGGTGGCCGGCGATCTGGCCTTGCTGCGTGAACATTGCATCGATCGCGTCGTGTGCAAAAACGCCGGTGGCGAAGGGGCCGCGGCAAAACTCACTGCCGCTCGCCAGCTTGGGTTGCCCGTGCTGATGATCGACCGTCCGGTGTTGCCGGAACGCCACGAAGTCCACGATGTCGGCGCGATACTGCATTGGCTGGATCACGGCGCGGATCTAGGTGTGTAG
- the cbiE gene encoding precorrin-6y C5,15-methyltransferase (decarboxylating) subunit CbiE produces the protein MMADVEYAPWLTIVGWGESGISGLTPASKDALEQAEIVFGAKRHLQWLPKIGGDIREWPVPFAEGIPLLLAERGRRVVMLVSGDPFWFGAGTVLARELSSDEWQALPAASTFSLAAARLGWGLERTPCLGLHAAPLTRIRPYLQPGRRLLVLLRDGEAVTELVELLNAYGFGRSTLHILEALGGERERIRFVGSDGAPPADIQHPVAVGLEVSGKGPAIPLTPGLPDDFFEHDGQITKQRIRAMTVSALAPRAGERLWDIGTGSGSVAIEWLLRHPDNQAIGFERSGERAARATRNARALGVDWLQVVEGAVPGALENQPLPDAVFIGGGLTSELLQALWQYLPEGVRIVANAVTLESEAILAQWHDSKGGDLCRIELAEATPIGRRRGWSASYPIVQWRVTR, from the coding sequence ATGATGGCTGACGTAGAGTACGCTCCCTGGCTGACTATCGTGGGCTGGGGGGAGAGTGGCATAAGCGGTCTCACTCCGGCAAGCAAAGACGCGCTGGAACAGGCGGAGATTGTCTTCGGCGCGAAGCGTCACCTGCAGTGGCTGCCTAAGATTGGTGGCGACATCCGCGAATGGCCGGTGCCGTTTGCCGAAGGTATTCCCTTGCTGCTGGCGGAACGGGGACGTCGTGTGGTGATGCTGGTCTCCGGGGATCCGTTCTGGTTTGGCGCGGGTACGGTACTGGCCCGCGAGCTTTCCTCCGACGAGTGGCAGGCACTCCCGGCAGCGTCCACATTCAGTCTGGCTGCGGCCCGTCTGGGCTGGGGACTGGAACGCACCCCGTGTCTCGGCTTGCATGCCGCGCCGCTAACGCGAATTCGCCCCTACCTCCAACCGGGTCGCCGGCTGCTGGTGCTGCTGCGTGACGGTGAAGCTGTGACTGAGCTGGTTGAGTTGCTCAACGCATACGGTTTCGGACGGTCGACGTTGCATATCCTCGAAGCCCTTGGGGGCGAACGGGAACGGATACGCTTCGTTGGGTCGGACGGCGCTCCGCCCGCCGATATACAGCACCCTGTCGCAGTAGGGCTTGAGGTATCCGGAAAAGGGCCGGCCATCCCGCTCACACCGGGCTTGCCGGATGATTTTTTTGAACACGACGGCCAGATCACCAAACAGCGGATTCGGGCGATGACCGTGTCCGCACTGGCCCCACGCGCCGGTGAGCGGCTGTGGGATATCGGCACCGGATCGGGCTCCGTGGCTATCGAGTGGCTGCTTAGACACCCGGATAACCAGGCTATCGGCTTCGAACGCTCAGGAGAAAGGGCGGCTCGAGCGACACGCAATGCGCGGGCCTTGGGCGTGGATTGGCTGCAGGTGGTCGAAGGCGCCGTTCCCGGTGCGCTGGAAAACCAGCCCTTGCCGGATGCGGTGTTCATTGGGGGCGGGTTGACGTCCGAGTTGCTCCAAGCGCTTTGGCAATACCTGCCAGAAGGTGTGCGCATTGTCGCGAATGCCGTGACCCTGGAATCCGAAGCCATACTGGCCCAGTGGCATGACTCGAAAGGCGGCGACCTTTGCCGTATCGAACTGGCGGAAGCGACGCCCATTGGCCGCCGTCGTGGCTGGAGTGCCAGTTATCCCATCGTCCAGTGGCGGGTAACCCGATGA
- a CDS encoding cobalamin biosynthesis protein, whose protein sequence is MKMAGFGYRRAASLASLADALDLAIQAYGNVDCLAASAAKSACVKALGKHRNLPVEMVDESALSSVTTLTQSQASLREKGIGSVAEATALAAAGRGAQLLGPRVISADRMATCAVAEGNAI, encoded by the coding sequence ATGAAAATGGCCGGCTTCGGTTATCGCCGGGCGGCAAGCTTGGCCTCCCTGGCTGATGCTCTGGATTTGGCCATCCAAGCTTATGGCAATGTCGACTGTTTGGCGGCCAGTGCCGCAAAATCAGCGTGCGTAAAGGCATTGGGAAAGCATCGAAATCTGCCGGTGGAGATGGTCGACGAATCCGCGCTCTCGTCCGTCACCACCTTGACCCAATCCCAGGCCAGCCTGCGGGAAAAAGGCATCGGCAGTGTCGCCGAAGCTACGGCGTTGGCGGCGGCCGGGAGGGGCGCGCAATTGCTGGGGCCCCGAGTGATCTCGGCAGATCGGATGGCGACCTGTGCCGTGGCTGAAGGAAACGCGATATGA
- the cobM gene encoding precorrin-4 C(11)-methyltransferase: MTVHFIGAGPGAPDLLTLRGRDLIAACPVCLYAGSLVPEEVLTHCPENARVINTAPLALDDIIGEVRRAHAEGKDVARLHSGDLSVWSAMGEQLRRLRELTIPYTITPGVPSFAAAAASLGNELTLPGVAQSVVLTRTPGRASAMPVDETLANFARTGATLAIHLSIHNLAQVVADLMPFYGQDCPVAVVWRASWPDERVVRGCLADIESAVDDGMNRTALILVGPALASADFQDSRLYSFDYDRRFRPQSAASPFADTSGEDA, translated from the coding sequence ATGACCGTACATTTCATTGGCGCCGGACCTGGCGCACCGGACCTGTTGACGCTGCGAGGCCGAGACCTGATTGCCGCGTGCCCGGTGTGTCTCTATGCGGGCTCCCTGGTGCCGGAAGAGGTGCTGACGCATTGTCCTGAAAATGCGCGAGTGATTAACACGGCGCCGCTTGCCCTGGATGACATCATCGGAGAGGTTCGCCGTGCCCATGCCGAGGGCAAGGATGTTGCCCGGCTGCACTCCGGCGACCTGTCGGTCTGGTCGGCGATGGGCGAACAGCTGAGGCGACTGCGGGAACTGACGATTCCGTACACCATCACGCCGGGTGTCCCATCTTTCGCCGCTGCGGCGGCCAGCCTGGGTAACGAGCTGACGTTGCCGGGTGTCGCCCAGTCGGTGGTCCTGACCCGCACGCCGGGTCGGGCTAGCGCCATGCCGGTCGACGAAACGCTGGCGAACTTTGCGCGTACCGGCGCCACCCTGGCGATTCATCTATCCATCCATAACCTGGCACAGGTCGTCGCGGATCTGATGCCGTTTTATGGGCAGGATTGCCCGGTAGCGGTTGTCTGGCGAGCCAGCTGGCCCGATGAACGCGTGGTGCGCGGTTGCCTAGCCGATATCGAGTCTGCCGTTGACGATGGCATGAACCGAACAGCGCTGATTCTCGTCGGACCGGCGCTGGCCTCAGCCGATTTTCAGGACAGTCGCCTTTACTCTTTTGATTACGACCGCCGCTTCAGGCCCCAATCCGCCGCATCGCCATTCGCGGACACATCCGGGGAAGACGCATGA
- the cobF gene encoding precorrin-6A synthase (deacetylating) yields MIELSLIGIGTGNPDHVTLAAVRSLNTADLILLPRKGESKSDLVDLRRLLCRSLLEPGSAARIVEFDLPSRDEKKDYLDAVDEWHRAISRVWIELIKRYLPEGGRAALMIWGDPSLYDSSLRIAGRVEESGMAVAVKVVPGITSLQVLTAEHRIPLNTLAEPVQITTGRCLRERGWPDGVSAVAVMLDSGGAFEALVPADIYIWWGAYLGMDKQCLIDGWLGDVGDSIRQRRSELRRQHGWIMDIYLLKRGAL; encoded by the coding sequence ATGATCGAGCTGTCATTGATCGGCATCGGTACCGGCAATCCGGATCATGTGACCCTGGCTGCCGTCCGGTCGCTGAACACCGCTGACCTGATTCTGCTACCGCGCAAAGGAGAATCGAAATCGGATCTGGTGGATCTGCGGCGACTGCTTTGCCGGTCGTTGCTTGAGCCGGGCAGTGCCGCCCGAATTGTCGAGTTCGATCTACCCAGCCGGGATGAGAAGAAAGACTATCTGGATGCGGTGGATGAATGGCATCGTGCTATTTCCAGAGTCTGGATAGAGCTGATTAAGCGTTATTTGCCCGAAGGCGGTCGCGCTGCATTAATGATCTGGGGCGATCCATCGCTGTATGACAGCAGCCTGCGTATTGCCGGGCGTGTAGAAGAGTCCGGTATGGCAGTGGCGGTGAAGGTGGTACCGGGCATTACCAGCTTACAGGTCCTGACGGCTGAGCATCGCATCCCTCTGAACACCCTGGCCGAACCAGTGCAGATTACGACGGGCCGGTGTTTACGCGAACGCGGCTGGCCTGACGGCGTGAGCGCGGTTGCTGTCATGCTGGATAGCGGCGGTGCTTTCGAAGCGCTCGTGCCTGCAGACATCTACATCTGGTGGGGCGCCTACCTGGGTATGGACAAGCAATGCCTGATCGACGGTTGGCTCGGTGATGTCGGTGACTCGATCAGGCAGCGGCGCTCTGAGCTGCGTCGGCAGCATGGCTGGATTATGGATATCTACCTGTTGAAACGCGGGGCCCTTTGA
- a CDS encoding branched-chain amino acid transporter permease codes for MDSMTYLLAFTVVATAATFATRAIPFVFLSRHSDHPLVQHLGRYLPAAVMSLLVVIFLLRSGHWSAPIFGADALVPSLVVIALHLWRRNALLSIIAGTACYMAIQQV; via the coding sequence ATGGATAGTATGACTTACCTCCTGGCGTTCACCGTCGTTGCCACCGCCGCCACATTCGCGACCCGGGCGATTCCCTTCGTGTTTCTGTCGCGCCACAGTGACCATCCGCTGGTCCAGCATCTCGGGCGGTATTTGCCGGCGGCGGTTATGTCCCTGTTGGTGGTCATTTTTCTGCTGCGATCCGGGCACTGGAGCGCACCGATCTTTGGAGCGGATGCGTTGGTGCCGAGCTTAGTCGTGATTGCACTTCATCTATGGCGGCGAAATGCCTTGCTTTCGATTATTGCGGGGACAGCGTGTTACATGGCTATTCAGCAGGTTTAA
- a CDS encoding AzlC family ABC transporter permease: MFGYLPLGMAFGVLFVTQLEYPWWGATLMSITVFAGAAQLLAVGLLAANAGLVEVFIAMFVLNARHLFYGLSLLGRFRGAGWRKLYLIFGLTDETYSLLTSRARTEERAQEQQNDFRITLFNQAYWVIGSTLGAWLGRAVTFDSTGIEFALVALFIVLTIEQYKVLGQSLPIWIGAAAAGLCLAVLPADQQLIGAVILATVTLLLSYRFHKRGNAELEQPHG; the protein is encoded by the coding sequence ATGTTCGGCTATCTGCCGCTGGGCATGGCCTTTGGGGTGTTGTTCGTAACGCAACTGGAGTACCCCTGGTGGGGCGCTACCTTGATGTCGATCACTGTGTTTGCCGGTGCCGCTCAGCTTCTGGCCGTCGGTCTCCTCGCCGCCAACGCCGGGCTGGTGGAAGTGTTTATCGCGATGTTCGTGCTCAATGCCCGCCACCTATTCTACGGGCTATCGCTATTGGGCCGCTTTCGCGGGGCGGGCTGGCGTAAGCTCTACCTGATTTTTGGCCTCACTGACGAGACCTATTCCCTGCTGACCAGTCGCGCCCGCACCGAGGAGCGTGCCCAGGAGCAACAGAATGACTTTCGCATAACGCTCTTCAACCAGGCGTACTGGGTGATCGGCTCTACCCTCGGTGCGTGGCTGGGCCGTGCGGTGACATTCGACAGCACCGGCATCGAGTTCGCGCTGGTGGCTCTGTTTATCGTACTGACCATCGAGCAATACAAGGTGCTGGGCCAGTCGTTGCCAATATGGATCGGCGCAGCCGCAGCGGGCCTTTGCCTTGCGGTTCTCCCGGCGGATCAGCAACTGATTGGTGCGGTCATTCTGGCGACGGTAACCCTGCTGCTGAGCTACCGTTTCCATAAGCGTGGTAACGCAGAACTGGAGCAGCCACATGGATAG
- the uvrY gene encoding UvrY/SirA/GacA family response regulator transcription factor yields MIRVLVVDDHELVRSGITRMLTDNTDIEVIGQAASGEDAVEFIRSDAPDIVLMDIRMPGIGGLEATRRILRIDDSIRVIVVTACADDPYPTRVMQAGASAYITKSADIKEMVRAIRMAHSGQRYISPEIAQKMALKQLGGDSGEDDKLSIFDKLSERELQIAMMVVDCQKVQDISDKLCLSPKTVNSYRYRIFEKLDISSDVELALMAVRLGLLDADKV; encoded by the coding sequence TTGATCAGGGTGCTGGTTGTTGACGACCACGAGCTGGTTCGATCAGGCATCACACGGATGCTGACTGACAATACGGACATTGAAGTTATCGGACAGGCCGCTTCCGGTGAGGACGCTGTAGAGTTTATTCGCTCTGACGCGCCGGATATTGTGCTGATGGATATTCGCATGCCGGGAATCGGCGGACTCGAAGCCACCCGCCGCATTTTGCGCATCGATGATTCCATCCGTGTCATCGTCGTCACCGCTTGCGCTGACGACCCCTATCCCACACGGGTCATGCAAGCCGGCGCTTCCGCCTATATCACCAAAAGCGCGGACATCAAGGAAATGGTTCGGGCCATTCGTATGGCTCACTCCGGCCAGCGCTACATCAGCCCCGAAATCGCCCAGAAGATGGCCCTTAAGCAGCTCGGCGGCGACAGCGGGGAAGACGATAAGCTGTCGATCTTCGACAAGCTCTCGGAGCGCGAACTGCAGATCGCCATGATGGTGGTCGATTGCCAGAAAGTTCAGGACATCTCGGACAAGCTCTGTCTCAGCCCAAAAACGGTCAACAGCTACCGTTACCGCATTTTTGAAAAGCTGGACATTTCCAGCGACGTCGAGCTTGCCCTGATGGCCGTCAGACTCGGGTTGCTTGATGCCGACAAAGTCTGA